The following proteins come from a genomic window of Nitrospira sp.:
- a CDS encoding ATP synthase alpha chain encodes MQIRAEEISAIIKEKIKGFDKQVDVKETGSVIQVGDGIAKVYGLDGAMAGEMLEFPGGLYGIALNLEEDNVGAVLMGDDVGIKEGDPVKRTGRIAEIPVGEALIGRVVNAIGQPIDGKGSIKSQHFSRIEVVAPGVNTRQSVREPLQTGIKAIDAMIPIGRGQRELIIGDRQTGKTAIAVDTIINQKGLNVFCIYVAVGQKRSTVARVVKTLEENHAMEYSMVVSASASDPAPMQFLAPFAGAAIGEYFRDHGKHALIVYDDLSKHAVAYRQLSLLLRRPPGREAYPGDVFYLHSRLLERAAKLSDKLGGGSLTALPIIETQAGDVSAYIPTNVISITDGQIYLGSDLFYSGIRPAINVGLSVSRVGGSAQIKTMKQVAGTLRLDLAQYREMAAFSQFGSELDKATQMQLARGVRMVELLKQGQYKPMPVADQVLSIYAGVNGFLDDVPVDKVQQFEGDLLHYIQQNHPELKKEVTTIGKIDDKVGGRLKEIIATFKQKMGYGAKS; translated from the coding sequence ATGCAGATCAGGGCAGAAGAAATCAGTGCGATCATCAAAGAGAAGATCAAGGGCTTCGATAAACAAGTCGATGTCAAAGAAACGGGGTCCGTCATTCAGGTCGGCGACGGCATCGCCAAGGTTTACGGCCTCGATGGAGCCATGGCCGGCGAGATGCTCGAATTCCCAGGCGGTCTCTACGGCATCGCGCTGAATCTCGAGGAAGACAATGTCGGCGCGGTGTTGATGGGCGACGATGTCGGCATCAAAGAAGGCGATCCGGTCAAGCGGACGGGCCGTATCGCGGAAATTCCGGTCGGCGAAGCACTCATCGGTCGCGTCGTGAACGCCATCGGTCAGCCGATCGACGGCAAGGGCTCGATCAAGTCGCAGCATTTCTCCCGCATCGAGGTCGTGGCACCCGGCGTGAACACCCGCCAATCCGTTCGGGAGCCGCTGCAGACCGGCATCAAGGCGATCGACGCCATGATCCCCATCGGACGCGGCCAGCGCGAATTGATCATCGGTGACCGCCAGACCGGGAAGACCGCGATTGCGGTCGATACGATCATCAATCAAAAAGGCTTGAATGTCTTCTGTATCTATGTCGCCGTCGGTCAAAAGCGCTCGACGGTCGCCCGCGTCGTGAAGACGCTGGAAGAAAACCATGCCATGGAATACAGCATGGTCGTCTCGGCCAGCGCCAGCGACCCGGCGCCGATGCAATTTCTGGCGCCCTTCGCAGGCGCCGCGATCGGGGAGTATTTCCGCGACCACGGCAAGCATGCGCTGATCGTGTATGACGATTTGTCCAAACATGCGGTCGCCTACCGTCAGCTTTCGTTGTTGCTCCGCCGGCCGCCGGGTCGCGAAGCCTATCCGGGCGATGTCTTCTATCTGCACTCTCGGCTGCTCGAACGCGCGGCCAAGCTGAGCGACAAACTGGGCGGGGGCAGTCTCACGGCGCTTCCCATCATCGAAACACAGGCAGGCGACGTATCGGCCTACATTCCGACGAACGTCATTTCGATCACGGACGGTCAGATCTATCTGGGAAGCGATCTCTTTTACTCCGGTATCCGTCCGGCGATTAATGTCGGTCTGTCGGTCTCCCGGGTCGGAGGATCCGCGCAGATCAAGACCATGAAACAGGTCGCCGGCACGCTCCGGTTGGACCTCGCGCAGTATCGTGAAATGGCGGCGTTCTCTCAATTCGGCAGCGAACTGGATAAAGCGACCCAGATGCAGCTCGCACGCGGTGTGCGCATGGTGGAATTGCTCAAGCAGGGTCAGTATAAACCGATGCCGGTGGCCGATCAGGTCCTCTCGATCTACGCGGGCGTCAACGGGTTCCTCGACGATGTGCCGGTGGACAAGGTGCAGCAGTTCGAGGGCGATCTGCTCCACTACATCCAGCAGAACCATCCGGAGTTGAAAAAAGAAGTTACGACCATCGGCAAGATCGACGACAAAGTCGGCGGCCGCCTGAAAGAGATCATCGCGACCTTCAAACAGAAGATGGGGTACGGGGCGAAATCGTAA
- a CDS encoding ATP synthase gamma chain produces the protein MPSLQSLRRKIAAFKNTQKITKAMKMVAAAKLKRSQDRILSARPYAHKMRGVLSNLSRRVNRSSHPLLQKREGKKVEVLVVTSDRGLCGGFNGNIVRKSSEFVRQCESRGLHVNLSIIGRKGRDYFRRRSWPIRQEWTGIFDKLSFEHAIDIGGDLTDNFVKGAFDELYVVYNEFKSAIQQRVIVEKLFPVDAQIEFGASQMEGATGGSYLYEPDEADLLSALVPKHFQVQAYRILLESAAAEHGARMAAMDGATRNAGQLIKKVTLYYNKTRQAAITKELMDIVGGAEALK, from the coding sequence ATGCCAAGCCTTCAATCGTTGCGCAGGAAAATAGCGGCTTTCAAGAATACCCAGAAGATCACCAAGGCCATGAAGATGGTGGCCGCGGCGAAGCTCAAGCGCTCGCAGGATCGCATTCTTTCCGCGCGTCCCTATGCCCATAAGATGCGCGGGGTGTTGAGCAATTTGAGCCGGCGCGTGAACCGTTCTTCCCATCCGCTTCTGCAAAAACGCGAGGGGAAAAAGGTCGAGGTGCTCGTCGTCACGAGCGATCGCGGGTTGTGCGGCGGTTTCAACGGCAACATCGTCCGCAAGAGTTCCGAATTCGTCCGGCAGTGTGAATCTCGAGGCTTGCACGTGAATTTGAGCATCATCGGCCGCAAAGGGCGCGACTATTTTAGACGGCGCAGTTGGCCCATCCGTCAGGAGTGGACCGGCATCTTCGATAAACTCAGTTTCGAGCATGCGATCGACATCGGCGGCGATCTCACGGATAACTTCGTCAAGGGCGCGTTCGACGAGCTGTACGTCGTGTACAACGAATTCAAATCCGCCATTCAGCAACGCGTCATCGTCGAAAAACTCTTCCCTGTCGATGCTCAGATTGAGTTCGGTGCGTCACAAATGGAAGGGGCGACCGGCGGCAGTTATCTGTACGAGCCGGATGAGGCGGACTTATTGAGCGCTCTGGTGCCGAAGCATTTCCAAGTGCAGGCCTACCGGATTTTGCTGGAGTCGGCGGCCGCCGAACACGGAGCCCGTATGGCCGCCATGGATGGGGCGACGCGCAACGCCGGTCAGCTCATCAAGAAAGTGACGCTCTACTACAACAAGACCAGACAGGCTGCGATTACGAAAGAACTCATGGATATCGTCGGCGGCGCCGAAGCATTGAAGTAA
- a CDS encoding ATP synthase beta chain, protein MSTGKVIQVIGPVVDVEFPPGQLPNIYNALNVTQEEDKAAGKPAVRITLEVAQHLGENRVRGVAMSSTDGLTRGMDVQNTGAPISVPVGRETLGRLINVLGEPVDERGPIKTKKTYPIHRPAPKLEDQETKTEVLETGIKVVDLLEPYSKGGKVGLFGGAGVGKTVIIMELINNIALHHGGFSVFAGVGERTREGNDLWHEMQESKVIDPDDFTKSKAALVYGQMNEPPGARLRVALTGLAVAEFFRDEENQDVLLFVDNIFRFTQAGSEVSALLGRMPSAVGYQPNLSTEMGALQERITSTKRGSITSVQAIYVPADDLTDPAPATAFAHLDATTVLSRSLAELGIYPAVDPLDSTSRILDPQIIGEEHYKIARGVQSVLQRYKDLQDIIAILGMDELSEDDKMVVARARKIQRFLSQPFHVAEAFTGAPGKYVKLKDTVRSFKEILDGKYDHLPEQAFYMVGPIEEAVAKAEKMGVKV, encoded by the coding sequence GTGAGCACAGGAAAAGTCATTCAAGTCATTGGACCGGTCGTGGACGTGGAATTCCCTCCCGGCCAATTACCCAACATCTACAATGCGCTCAATGTGACGCAGGAAGAGGATAAAGCTGCGGGCAAGCCGGCTGTGAGAATTACGCTCGAAGTCGCCCAGCACCTCGGTGAAAATCGCGTGCGCGGGGTGGCGATGTCCTCCACTGACGGGTTGACGCGCGGGATGGATGTCCAGAACACGGGTGCTCCGATTTCGGTGCCGGTTGGGCGCGAGACGCTCGGCCGCCTTATCAACGTGCTCGGTGAGCCGGTCGATGAAAGAGGCCCCATCAAGACGAAAAAGACCTATCCGATTCACCGTCCTGCTCCGAAACTTGAGGATCAGGAAACCAAGACCGAAGTGCTGGAAACCGGCATCAAGGTGGTGGACTTGCTCGAACCGTACAGCAAGGGAGGCAAGGTCGGACTGTTCGGCGGTGCCGGCGTCGGCAAGACCGTCATCATCATGGAATTGATCAATAACATCGCCTTACACCATGGAGGATTCTCCGTGTTCGCCGGCGTCGGCGAGCGGACCCGTGAAGGGAACGACCTCTGGCACGAAATGCAGGAATCGAAAGTCATCGATCCGGACGACTTTACGAAGTCTAAAGCTGCGCTGGTCTATGGCCAGATGAACGAACCTCCTGGAGCTCGTCTCCGTGTCGCGCTGACAGGCTTGGCCGTCGCCGAATTCTTTCGCGACGAGGAAAACCAGGACGTGTTGCTCTTCGTGGACAACATTTTTCGGTTCACTCAGGCCGGTTCGGAAGTGTCCGCGTTGCTGGGCCGCATGCCCTCCGCTGTGGGATATCAGCCGAACCTCTCGACCGAAATGGGTGCGCTGCAAGAACGCATTACATCGACCAAGCGAGGTTCGATCACGTCCGTGCAGGCCATCTACGTGCCGGCCGATGACTTGACCGACCCGGCCCCGGCGACGGCGTTCGCACACTTGGATGCAACCACCGTGTTGTCCCGGTCGCTCGCTGAATTGGGCATTTACCCGGCGGTTGATCCTCTGGACTCAACTTCGCGTATTCTTGATCCACAGATCATCGGTGAGGAGCATTACAAGATTGCGCGCGGCGTGCAGTCCGTTCTCCAGCGGTACAAGGACCTTCAAGACATTATCGCGATTCTTGGCATGGACGAGTTGTCGGAAGACGACAAAATGGTCGTGGCTCGCGCTCGGAAGATCCAGCGCTTCCTCTCGCAGCCCTTCCACGTCGCCGAAGCATTTACCGGCGCCCCCGGCAAGTACGTCAAACTCAAAGATACGGTCCGCAGCTTCAAAGAGATCCTCGACGGCAAGTACGATCATCTGCCGGAGCAGGCGTTCTATATGGTCGGCCCGATCGAAGAAGCGGTGGCGAAGGCGGAAAAGATGGGTGTGAAGGTATAG
- a CDS encoding ATP synthase epsilon chain → MAGKILLEVVTPEKLLLSLQVDEVIAPGSEGEFGVLPGHCHFLSTLRIGELRYRADGQAHSMAVLWGFAEVTPTKVTVMAEIAEKAEDIDVERATAKVAEAERRLQAGGLPSEVKEAQISLEKARLRKKIAERTRKTGHA, encoded by the coding sequence ATGGCGGGGAAGATTTTATTGGAGGTCGTGACGCCGGAGAAGCTGCTGCTGAGCCTGCAGGTGGATGAGGTTATTGCCCCTGGGTCTGAAGGAGAGTTCGGCGTGCTTCCCGGTCACTGCCATTTCTTGTCAACCCTTCGCATCGGCGAACTTCGTTATCGTGCCGATGGTCAGGCTCATTCCATGGCCGTACTATGGGGCTTTGCCGAAGTCACACCGACCAAAGTCACCGTCATGGCGGAAATTGCGGAAAAGGCTGAAGACATCGATGTGGAACGGGCTACTGCCAAAGTCGCAGAGGCGGAGCGGCGCCTGCAAGCTGGCGGCTTGCCGTCCGAAGTCAAAGAAGCCCAGATCAGTCTCGAAAAGGCTCGTCTCCGCAAAAAGATCGCGGAACGGACAAGAAAGACCGGCCACGCCTAA
- a CDS encoding Large-conductance mechanosensitive channel has product MLKEFKEFAMKGNVLDMAIGVIIGGAFGKIVSSLVSDVLMPPLGLLMGKVDFSSLFIDLSRTSPPSLAAAKAAGAPTLNYGVFLQSVFDFLIIAFVIFMLVKQINRFKKEAPPPPPSVPPPPTNEEKLLMEIRDLLKGRQ; this is encoded by the coding sequence ATGCTGAAAGAATTCAAAGAGTTCGCCATGAAAGGGAACGTTCTGGATATGGCGATCGGCGTCATCATCGGTGGGGCGTTCGGAAAAATCGTCTCGTCGCTCGTCAGCGATGTCCTGATGCCGCCTCTTGGCTTGCTGATGGGCAAAGTGGACTTCTCCAGTCTGTTCATCGATCTGTCTCGAACATCACCCCCCTCCTTGGCCGCGGCGAAAGCTGCCGGGGCTCCAACGCTTAATTATGGAGTCTTTCTGCAAAGCGTGTTCGACTTTCTCATTATCGCCTTCGTTATTTTTATGTTGGTCAAACAGATCAACCGGTTTAAGAAGGAGGCGCCGCCACCGCCGCCTTCCGTCCCGCCACCGCCGACGAATGAGGAGAAACTATTGATGGAGATTCGTGATCTGCTGAAGGGCCGTCAATAA
- a CDS encoding LSU rRNA pseudouridine(1911/1915/1917) synthase — protein sequence MITEFIITAGEQPKRLDLFLANRERDVSRSALQRLIELGRIRINDQMVKPSHKIKPGDKITMDVPKPEPLSIKGEAIPLEVLFEDESLLVLNKPPGIVVHPAPGNWTGTLVNALLHHFQTSGGTISTIGGKERPGLVHRLDKETSGIMVITKTDTAHRALAAQFKLHTITRVYEALVWGVPKKGRGLIELAIGRDIKDRKKFSSKTTSPKESVTEYVVERRYGRVAAHVLLYPRTGRTHQLRVHLTSLGHPILGDHTYGGRKVCMIGQVEIPRVMLHARTLGFTHPGTGGVEDFTRLMPSDMEQVMRALEQFLIPGRKESRGPAADMYIGEDAC from the coding sequence ATGATTACGGAATTTATCATCACCGCGGGAGAACAGCCCAAACGGCTGGATCTCTTTCTCGCCAATCGGGAACGGGATGTCTCACGCTCGGCGTTGCAGCGCCTGATCGAGCTCGGGCGCATCCGCATCAACGATCAGATGGTCAAGCCGAGCCACAAAATCAAACCCGGCGATAAGATCACCATGGACGTGCCGAAGCCGGAGCCCCTTTCGATCAAGGGGGAGGCTATTCCTCTTGAAGTTCTGTTCGAGGATGAGTCTCTTTTGGTCTTGAATAAGCCGCCCGGGATTGTCGTCCACCCTGCCCCAGGGAACTGGACCGGTACGCTTGTCAACGCACTGCTGCATCATTTTCAGACGTCGGGTGGAACCATTTCGACCATTGGAGGGAAAGAGCGGCCAGGCCTCGTCCACCGCCTGGACAAAGAAACGTCCGGCATCATGGTGATTACCAAGACCGATACGGCACATCGTGCTCTTGCAGCGCAATTCAAGCTCCATACCATCACCAGGGTTTACGAGGCATTGGTCTGGGGCGTTCCCAAGAAAGGCCGAGGACTGATCGAACTGGCTATCGGTCGGGACATCAAAGACCGGAAGAAATTTTCGTCGAAAACGACCAGCCCTAAGGAATCGGTGACGGAGTACGTGGTGGAGCGGCGGTATGGAAGAGTGGCCGCCCATGTGCTGCTTTACCCGCGAACCGGCCGCACTCACCAGCTCCGGGTTCACCTCACCTCCTTGGGACATCCCATTCTAGGGGATCACACGTATGGAGGGAGAAAAGTGTGTATGATCGGCCAAGTAGAGATTCCTCGGGTGATGCTCCATGCCAGAACCCTTGGCTTCACTCATCCGGGGACGGGGGGTGTGGAAGATTTCACGAGGCTGATGCCTAGCGATATGGAACAGGTGATGCGTGCGCTTGAACAGTTCCTTATCCCCGGGAGGAAGGAGTCACGTGGACCGGCCGCCGACATGTACATTGGCGAGGATGCATGCTGA
- a CDS encoding Membrane protein, distant similarity to thiosulfate:quinone oxidoreductase DoxD has product MTKYAHWVPIPLRLIVGYGFMAHGYAKVLKGPERFVDIVHAMGVPMPELMAWATIIIELVSGLAVLLGAFVLVFSIPMAIILLVAACTVHLPYGFSSIKLQTVTATGAQFGQPGYESAILYLACLAALVLWEAGPYSIDSWRAALKTSAHHSLLKSSSHRKEN; this is encoded by the coding sequence ATGACGAAATATGCACACTGGGTCCCCATTCCACTGCGGCTGATCGTTGGTTACGGATTCATGGCACACGGGTATGCGAAGGTCCTCAAAGGGCCGGAGCGTTTTGTCGATATCGTACATGCCATGGGAGTTCCAATGCCCGAACTCATGGCGTGGGCGACTATCATTATTGAGCTCGTAAGTGGATTGGCCGTCCTGCTCGGTGCGTTTGTGCTGGTGTTCAGCATTCCTATGGCGATCATCTTGCTGGTCGCTGCGTGTACCGTTCATCTGCCTTACGGATTTAGTTCGATCAAACTGCAAACAGTGACGGCGACGGGTGCTCAGTTCGGTCAACCTGGGTACGAATCTGCCATTCTGTACCTGGCGTGTCTGGCCGCTCTTGTGTTATGGGAAGCAGGGCCATATTCGATCGATTCATGGCGCGCAGCTCTCAAGACATCCGCTCATCATTCCTTGTTAAAAAGTTCTTCTCATAGAAAGGAAAACTGA
- a CDS encoding Zinc ABC transporter, permease protein ZnuB has translation MLDLLAYDFMQRSLLAAAMVGGLCSVIGVFVVLRGLAFVGAGTSHAAFAGVALGYLMGWPPLLPAIVFGLATVWITGWVEERGRMKLDVSIGILYTTTMALGILFIGLMKTYNAEVYGYLFGSVLSVTPEELQIIGALSVLVLGLLLLFAKELYFIAFDQEMAEASGVPARQIFFLLLTLVALTVVVSLKTVGAILVFAMILIPASTAYQLTHSLAALTLYSAAIGILTSVAGVIISAFWDIPSGPAIVLLATTIFFIAVFLSPKRMRRTQFVHSH, from the coding sequence ATGCTCGATCTTCTCGCCTACGATTTCATGCAACGGTCTCTTCTCGCCGCCGCGATGGTGGGTGGGCTTTGCTCGGTCATCGGCGTGTTTGTGGTCCTGCGGGGATTGGCGTTTGTCGGCGCCGGGACGTCGCATGCTGCGTTCGCCGGTGTGGCACTCGGCTACTTGATGGGATGGCCGCCATTGCTGCCGGCCATTGTGTTCGGCCTTGCGACGGTCTGGATTACCGGGTGGGTCGAAGAACGTGGCCGAATGAAACTGGATGTTTCAATCGGCATTCTTTATACCACGACTATGGCACTGGGCATTCTCTTTATCGGACTGATGAAGACCTACAATGCCGAAGTGTACGGATATTTATTCGGCAGTGTGCTATCGGTCACTCCTGAGGAACTGCAGATCATCGGTGCGTTGAGTGTGCTCGTATTGGGACTCCTTCTGCTGTTTGCCAAAGAACTCTATTTCATCGCTTTCGATCAAGAAATGGCCGAAGCGTCAGGCGTGCCCGCACGACAGATATTTTTTCTCCTCCTGACATTGGTCGCTCTGACGGTGGTCGTCTCACTGAAAACTGTGGGAGCCATCTTGGTATTTGCCATGATTCTGATTCCCGCCTCGACCGCCTACCAACTCACTCATAGCCTTGCCGCACTGACTCTCTATTCCGCAGCGATTGGAATCCTGACCTCGGTCGCCGGCGTTATAATTTCCGCGTTCTGGGACATCCCTTCCGGGCCCGCAATAGTTCTATTGGCGACCACCATCTTTTTTATCGCCGTCTTTTTGTCGCCGAAGCGGATGAGGCGTACGCAGTTCGTTCATTCTCATTAG
- a CDS encoding Haloacid dehalogenase-like hydrolase produces the protein MQVKGIIFDINGTLTDIHTNEGHDEIYRILSNMLSYQGIVLEPHVVKELYFQIMKEQRAAREGRHPEFDAIGIFHTILTQYATDFTRGLSPQKLEQLPRLLAETYRAASRFRLQPYPGVVDTIRQLHQNYHLAIVSDGQTAYAVPELNTVGLAGYFDPIIISGDVGVRKPHERLFTDALTAMKMTPSEVLFVGNDMYRDVYGAKRVGMTTVFCKSNQGLAEKEGVKPDYIIYQFPELLTAIRFFEAQ, from the coding sequence ATGCAGGTCAAAGGGATTATTTTCGATATCAATGGCACGCTGACGGATATTCACACCAATGAGGGGCACGATGAGATCTATCGAATCCTGAGCAACATGCTCTCCTATCAAGGCATTGTGCTCGAACCGCATGTCGTGAAGGAGCTCTATTTCCAGATCATGAAGGAGCAACGCGCGGCCCGTGAGGGGCGGCACCCCGAATTTGATGCTATCGGCATCTTCCATACGATCCTTACGCAGTACGCGACGGACTTTACACGCGGCCTGTCGCCTCAGAAGCTGGAGCAACTCCCGAGACTGCTGGCCGAGACGTACCGCGCCGCCTCACGTTTTCGGTTACAGCCCTATCCCGGCGTGGTGGACACCATCCGGCAGCTGCATCAGAACTATCATCTGGCCATCGTTTCCGATGGGCAGACCGCTTATGCCGTTCCCGAGCTGAACACCGTCGGGCTCGCCGGATATTTCGACCCGATCATCATCTCGGGAGACGTCGGCGTCCGTAAGCCACACGAACGCCTGTTCACGGACGCATTGACTGCCATGAAGATGACACCGTCCGAGGTGCTGTTTGTAGGCAATGATATGTATCGCGATGTGTATGGAGCGAAGAGAGTCGGGATGACCACGGTCTTTTGCAAATCAAACCAAGGCCTGGCGGAGAAAGAAGGCGTCAAACCGGATTATATTATTTACCAGTTCCCCGAATTGCTCACCGCCATCCGCTTCTTCGAGGCTCAGTGA
- a CDS encoding GNAT family N-acetyltransferase — MPPTLKSGVIYSHNEPPDASQLLRLFQQAPWAKGRSLDDAKEMLCHTDLTLCAWDGDRLIGFGRVLTDFIYRATIWDVIVDQAYQKQGIGTEIVRRILNHTRLKKVELFWLCTRRPGFYEKLGFSSKEQTGMVWSRSKDSRLE; from the coding sequence ATGCCTCCAACCCTCAAGTCCGGCGTCATTTACTCCCATAACGAACCCCCTGACGCCTCTCAGCTCCTGAGGCTGTTCCAGCAAGCCCCATGGGCCAAGGGCCGATCCCTCGATGATGCGAAGGAAATGCTATGTCATACCGACCTGACGCTTTGTGCTTGGGATGGAGATCGTCTCATCGGGTTCGGCCGAGTACTCACCGACTTTATCTATCGCGCAACGATCTGGGATGTGATCGTCGACCAGGCCTACCAAAAACAAGGCATCGGGACTGAAATCGTCCGGCGTATCCTCAATCACACGCGTCTCAAGAAGGTGGAACTCTTTTGGCTCTGTACCAGGCGGCCTGGTTTTTATGAAAAGCTTGGTTTCAGCTCAAAAGAGCAGACCGGCATGGTTTGGAGTCGAAGCAAAGATAGTCGGCTTGAGTGA
- a CDS encoding Transcriptional regulator, AraC family, translating into MRIYLLALQDTFDTGLSTLLDTFSVANELAASSKALTTRFDVTIVGVRSRVTTSHGLSIPAKPATGLARPDVVLVPAVGAKMPDALRIMLERREIMDAQSLLRRWFQRGTLLGAACTGTFILAGTSLLNGHHATTSWWLAPFFRERYPQVVLDESRMIVHSSSFITAGAALAHLDLALWLVRRRSPALAALTARYLVVDPRPMQATFAIPDHLAHADPCVEQFERWARRRLSDGFSLHEAARAVATSPRTLTRRLHAVIGKSPLAYFQDLRVERAVHLLQTSDHSVDQIAAQVGYANGVTLRTLIRHKIGRGVRELRARA; encoded by the coding sequence ATGCGAATTTACCTCTTGGCACTTCAGGACACCTTCGATACTGGCTTATCGACCCTTCTTGACACCTTCAGTGTGGCGAATGAACTCGCAGCCTCCTCGAAGGCATTGACGACGCGTTTCGATGTCACCATCGTGGGCGTCCGCTCACGCGTGACCACGAGTCACGGCCTCTCGATCCCGGCAAAACCAGCGACGGGACTTGCTCGTCCCGATGTCGTCCTAGTCCCTGCCGTGGGGGCGAAGATGCCCGATGCCTTGCGCATCATGCTCGAGCGACGAGAGATAATGGACGCACAGAGTCTCCTGCGGCGATGGTTCCAGCGAGGCACCTTGCTTGGGGCAGCCTGCACAGGCACATTTATCCTTGCAGGGACTTCACTGCTCAACGGTCATCATGCGACGACTTCCTGGTGGCTGGCTCCCTTCTTTCGTGAACGGTATCCGCAGGTGGTGCTGGACGAGTCGCGTATGATTGTCCACTCGTCATCTTTCATCACTGCCGGCGCCGCGCTGGCCCACCTCGATCTGGCCTTGTGGCTCGTGCGTCGCCGTAGTCCCGCACTGGCGGCGCTGACGGCCCGCTACCTCGTGGTTGACCCAAGACCGATGCAAGCGACCTTCGCCATTCCCGACCACCTGGCGCACGCAGATCCGTGTGTGGAGCAATTCGAACGGTGGGCTCGCCGCCGTTTGAGTGACGGCTTCTCGCTCCATGAAGCCGCCCGTGCCGTGGCAACAAGTCCACGAACCCTGACGCGTCGACTGCACGCCGTGATCGGGAAATCGCCGCTTGCATACTTTCAGGACCTTCGCGTCGAGCGCGCCGTCCATTTACTACAGACCAGTGACCACAGCGTGGACCAGATTGCTGCACAGGTCGGCTATGCCAATGGGGTGACATTGCGAACCCTCATCCGGCACAAAATTGGCCGAGGCGTACGAGAGCTCAGAGCACGGGCCTAG